TTGGCTTTTGAGAATGTCACCTTGCAAACCCCTAACTATGAGCAGGTGATCGTCGAAGACTTGTCATTGTCTGTTCAACCAGGAGAAGGGTTATTAATAGTTGGTCCGAGTGGTAGGGGTAAAAGTTCTTTGTTGAGGGCGATCGCTGGTTTATGGAACGCAGGAAGTGGTCGTCTGGTTCGACCTCCCTTAGAAGAAATGTTGTTTTTGCCCCAACGCCCTTATATAATTTTAGGAACTTTGCGCGAACAGTTACTCTATCCTCATACGACTCGGCAAATGAGCGACAAAGAACTCGAAGGTGTGTTGCAACAAGTTAACCTCCAACACTTACTGAACCGGGTAGATGGCTTTGATACAGAAGTTCCTTGGGAAAATATATTGTCGTTAGGAGAACAACAACGTCTTGCTTTTGCGCGACTATTAATTACTCGTCCTAGCTTCACCATATTAGATGAAGCAACAAGTGCTTTAGATTTGAAAAACGAAGGTAATTTATATCAACAGTTACAACAAACAAAAACAACGTTTATCAGTGTTGGACATCGGGAGAGTCTGTTTAATTATCATCAATGGGTTCTGGAACTTTTACAAGACTCGACTTGGCAATTTATTTCTAGAGACGATTATCGGCAGCAAAAAGCAATTGTCATTAGTTCTCCCGAAGAAACTCAAATCACAATCGATGTTTCACAAAAAAATAATTTTAAAAAAGAAGGATAAATCTTGGCTGAAATAAAGACAATTGAAGGACTGTCTCATAAACAAATGCAGACATTAACAGACTCTTTTATTAACACCATCGGATGTTGAATTTGTATAATAGTTCACTTTTTGCTGTGCAACTCAGGGAAAGACAACCCTATTGTGTATTTCAAGCCTTGACACCAGTGTTCCAGTTACCAATTGTCAGAAGATAAAAAGCCGACTGTCAAGCTTAAATCTTTTGTTACGAAAAACTAACTTCTGTCACTCCAGATTATAATATCCACAACTGACCCTATGCCTGCCTCTCATGGCACTGCTAATCTCGCCCAACGGGTATGCAAGGGAGGATATGCTTGAAAAACGAACACCAGTTAAGGGGTGTGGGAAACCTCGGTATATAACTGGATTCACTGATCGCTTGGGCGTGGCAAACGCGCCTACACAGCACTGGATTCACTTTTTCGGGGAACGCCCGTCGCTGATCGGGGAAACCACGCCACATGCCTCTGCCGACGCCAGAGGCATGTGCTGTCTGCGCTACCTGACTAAAAACGGCTTACCTCATCTCGGCACTGTCCTCGATAACGTAATGACTTATGTACTTTTTTGCACTCTTTTTATTTTTTATCAAGAAATAGCGTGGTATCCATCTCCAAAATAACCAGTCTTCATATTTTGGTACTTTTTTGAATTTTTATCAGAAAATTTATCAATACAATATGATGTTATATGTAGATGAGTTGCACGCCTAGTTACAATAAAGTTAATGTTGATAGATAACTCAAATTATGCTAATCAATAAATATGCTGCTTATAGCTGAGCACGTGCCTATGTTGAAATCAAGAGTTAAAAGTATAAAATAAAAACATTTTTTGAGATTTGTACTTTTGAACATTAGGATAAGTTGAGTATATCTAACATTATTGACATTAGACTATTTTTTGTCAAGGTGATAATCTACTATAAGTTATCTTTTGTCAATTGACTCAAAAAGACTTGCCAAATTTGAAATTCAGAGGTATTAATGAATCTTGCTGGTTTTAACAAAGAAAAAAATCAATATAAATTAGTCAAAGAGCAATCACATTGGCAAGAAGAATGCCACACAGAGACTATTGACCAAGATAAAGACAGAAAAATGTCAGTGACTAAAATTGAGCAATCTATTTTCGGTAATTTGAATCGTGGTCGAGTAGCCATTTTCATAGATGGAGCTAATTTATTTCATGCCGGTTTACAACTCGGTCTTGAAATTGACTACGCCAAACTTCTTTGTTGTTTAACCGAGAAAGCAAAGCTTTTACGTGCTTTCTTTTACACTGGAGTAGATCGTACAAATGAAAAGCAACAGGGTTTTTTGCTGTGGATGCGTCGGAATGGCTATCGTGTTGTGAGCAAAGATTTAGTACAGTTTCCAGATGGCTCTAAAAAAGCCAATTTAGATGTAGAAATTGCTGTAGATATGATCAATTTAGCTCCTTACTACGATACTGCAGTGTTAGTAAGTGGTGATGGAGATTTAGCGTATGCAGTTAACGCTCTTTCCTATCAAGGAGTTCGAGTTGAAGTTGTCAGCATACGCTCAATGACGAGCGACAGTTTGATTGATGTTACTGATTATTTCGTTGATATAGAGACAATCAAACAATACATTCAAAAAGATTCGCATTCCTGCTACAACTACCGACCTTTGTCGAATTCTAGTTTATAGAAGACAAAGTTTTTAGGGACGGCTTATATTATTTCACCAACATCTTGATAAAATTCGTTTCCCCTATCCTTCTATCTCGTTAGAGGAAGAACTACTTACCGATATCTATCAACCTTAAAATCAAATGACCTTACTATAAACTTAGCTACCAATAAAAGAAACATAATAAATTGTAAAAAATTTGACTATGATTTCTCTGCCAACCCTGATATTGATCAGAAAATATCGGTTACAATAGCAACCATTCGAAATGACCTTGTGCATTTTGCTTGCCGATAATTTAGTATGGACATTCTCATCGTTGAAGATGAACCCGAAATTGCTCAGTTAATCCAAATGTCTCTAGAAAAAGAAGGTTTTTCCTGTCGCATTAGCAGCGACGGTTTGAACGCCTTACGAATGTTTCAGGAGCAATCACCAGATTTAATTATTTTAGATTTAATGATTCCTGGTTTAGATGGTTTGGAAGTCTGTGCAAGAATTCGGCACAAACCTGGTGCAAAAGACCCGTATATTTTGATGCTTACGGCTAAAGGTGAGGAAATTGATCGCGTTATTGGCTTATCTACAGGCGCTGACGATTACATGGTCAAACCCTTTAGCCCCAGAGAGTTGATTGCTAGAGTAAGAGCGCTATTGCGGCGTAGTCTCCGCCACGGTTCACAAAATCAGGTGTACCGTACTAAACACTTTATTGTGGATATAGAGCAGCGGACGATAAGTCGTCAAATGAATTCTCAGGAACCAGAAGTGCTAGATTTAACTACCCTAGAATTCAATTTGTTAAGCACCTTTATTAGCAATCCTGGTCGAGTTTGGGATCGCACCCAACTTATTGACAAACTTTGGGGAGATAACTTTTTTGGTGATGAGCGCGTGGTGGATACTCACATTGCTCGGTTGCGAAAAAAAATTGAGCCAGACCCTACTAATCCAACTTTTGTGAAAACTGTTGTTGGAGTTGGCTATAAGTTTGAAGATTCTTCTGTTATTTTATGACAAAAACGGGGTGGCGTTGGGCAAAGTCATTACCTTTGGCATCACGCCTATTTATCTCCCACTTACTGGTGATGATAGTAGGAGTCGCTAGCTTCGTCATTATCAGCAAAGTCTCTTCCCCTCGCTTTTTCGTTCTGCATTTGGAACGATTGGAAAAAAGAGGATATGACTTATTTGATGTTCGTACTGAGTTAGTTAACAGCTTTGAATTTGCTTGGAGACGAAGCACTGTATGGTCGGTGTTGACTGGTGCTACGGCGGCTGGAGGACTGAGTTACTGGGTGTCTAGATTGATCATGCAGCGGTTGACACAGATGGAACAAATCACCCAAAAGTTCGCAACTGGTGAATTCGATGCAAGACTACCTTTATCAGATATTCCAGAATTGAATCGATTTGGTGCTAGTTTCAACCGTATGGCAATAAGTATAGAAGGGATAGAAGCGCGACGGCGGGAACTAATTGGAGATATGACCCATGAGCTACGAACGCCATTGACAGTCGTACGCGGTTACTTAGAAGAACTTGCTGATGGAACTATTGAACCAACTCCCGAAATTTATTTACGACTGGCAAAAGAAACAAGGCGTTTAGAGCGATTGGTTAACGATTTGCAAGAACTCTCTAAGGCAGAAGCGGGTTATCTTCCGATAAAGACACAGTCAGTCAATCTACGTCCTTTATTAGAGTCTTTAGTTGAGAAATTTGCTGACCAACTGCTAGATGATGGACCAGTTTTGCGCTTAGAATGTCCATCGAAACTCCCCTTGGTATTGGCTGATATTGACCGTACAGAACAGGTGCTAGTCAATCTGCTTGGTAATGCAGTGCGTCACACCACAAAAGGTTCAATTACTCTTCGTGCTTGGGCTGAAGCCTCTGAATTATGGATTGCAGTTACGGATACAGGGACGGGAATTGCCAAAGAAGATTTACCGTATGTTTTTGAGCGGTTCTGGCGCGCTGACAAATCTCGCGATCGCCATTCTGGAGGAACAGGTATTGGTTTAACCATCTCCCGTCGTTTAGTCGAACTACAAGGGGGTGAGATTTTAGTAGAAAGTCAGCTAGGATCGGGCAGCACGTTTCGTTTTTTCCTACCTTTGGCTTAAGTATTCTTCTAGTATCAGTTGGATTCTAAGTAAAGCGGGCATTGTGATTATTTCAATCATACGCCTTCTATATTTTGCGTTTTTCCAGTTGGGCTACTAGTAGTGTAGTGGTTATTTATTGGAGTTTAGACTAATTTTGGCTCTAAAACCGTCAAACTCTTATCCAAACTGCCTTTCTCAATTTCTAACCGGTTTATGATTCCTATCTCTAAAATGCTTGCTATACAAGAGTTGTAGCCTAAGAAATAGAATTTCGTCTAATACCAAGTAGCAATCAATAATTAAGTAGCTTGTTAAAATAACGTTTTCGGCGTTTTTATACTTCTTAAGTAGCTGGTGTTTATTTCTACTTGCCTACTTAAAAATACAATATTAATACAAAAAAGATTTACCTTCTAAATAATAGATGATTCGTAATTGTATTCATAATTACGAATCACTAATAATAAATTGTTAACTTGCATTAAACAGTTCTGCGAGCAAACGAATACCAAATGAAAATAGCAATTAGTGCGCCAATAACAGCTAAACCTAAACCAGGGATGCTAAAGGTAGGAGTCGCTAGGGCTAATTTTCCAGTAGTGAGTAGAACTCCTAAAGTTCCACCTATAAAAGCACCTACTATTCCCAACACGATAGTAGCAAGGATTCCACCACCTTGATAACCAGGATAGATAGCTTTAGCAATTGCACCTGCTAGAAGACCTAAGACCACCCACGCGATGATGTTCATTTGTTAAGTTCCTTCCATTTTTGTTGGAGTTAATATTAAGTCTAACACTGCAATATTTTTAGTCATCTTTCATAAGAAATAAGTTTAAAAACCTTAAGGAATAAGTCAGCCAGTACAAATAAAGTTAACTCGTTTTAGTTGTCATTAGTGTTCCGTAACAACTCATTATCTCTTCGTAGTTCTCTTGATTCCTACCTAGCTTGAAAATACTCCGCATAAATCTGTAAAAAAAGATGTTGTAATTATGGCTGAGATTATAAGTTTGTCAGAAATTGTTGAGTCAAAATAGTTCTCACTTGAAACATGGAGTATCTAAAAATACTCATGCTTCAGTCAGTGAAGATTGAAAAATCTAAAATAGAGTCCTCACGCACCCTACAAAACTTGCTGTTGATTAAATCTACATTCCTTACTGACTAGCTTTCCCTCGCGGCGGACATTTTACGTTTGAAAAAAGTTGCTCTGTTTATCAAAAGCAATGTAGAAATTTCAACACACTAAGTAGCAAAGTGAGCTTTTCAGGATGTATTCTAAGTCAGGTGTTGGTAATTTGGAATATGAACTTGCCAACATCCCACTCAAAATGGACAATCTCTCTATAAATCACCCCATTATTGAACAACTCTGGCAATCTCCTCCAGAACCGATTAACCAAATTCTGGATGCTCCATCGCCACCTGCTATTTTGCTGTCTCCCAACAGAGAATGGATGGTAGAGTTGGAAAGACCATTGTTGGTTCCCATTTCCTTGCTTGCAGAAACGGAAGTTCCTCTGGCAGGTCTTTTGATCAATCCCAAAACGAATGCACCTGCTCATCCTAACCCTTTTCAAACCATGAGAATTCGGGGGTTCCCTTTCTTAGAGATGAGCAAAACCGTGGCCCTTCCTGACAACGCCCAGATTGGTTACCTAAAGTGGTCACCTGATAGCCGAAAACTTGCTTTTACTCTGACTCAAGCAACAGGACTGGAATTATGGTTTGTGGATGTTGCAGATTTTATTCCCAAGCAGTTAACACAGCCAGTTCTCAACGCTGCGTATGGAAAACCGTATCGTTGGCTGTCAGATGAGACGCTTATTTGCAAGTTCATTTTAGGCGAACGCCCCAAGCCTCCCTCTGAACCAGCCGTTCCACCAGGACCGCTTATTCAAGAAAATCTTAAGGGTAAAAGCCCAACTCGCACCTACACAAATCTACTGCAAAATCCTCACGATGAGGCGCTACTTGAATACTACTTAACCTCGACCTTGGAGAAAGTAACGCTACATGGTCAACGTACTTTGTTAGTGTCTAGCAGTCTCATTCATGAAGCCATACCTTCGCCTGATAGCAAATTTATTCTACTCACCACGCTGCATCGACCGTTTTCTTATCAAGTTCCAATCTCGTATTTTCCCAAGAAAATTGAAGTTATTGAAGATACAGGAAAATGGGTTTATCAGGTTGCTGATGTACCTCTTGTTGTCCGTCGTACAACTAAATTTGATGAAGTCCGCACAGGGCGCAGGGGAATCTCTTGGCGCAGCGATGTAAAAGCAACATTATCTTGGTTAGAAGCTTTAGACGAAGGTGATCCAACACGTGATGTTCCCAAACGGGATGCTTTATTTGAATTGGATGCTCCTTTTACAGATACACCAAAGCAACTCTGGGAATCTGAGTACCGCTTTGCGAACCTTGCTTGGGGTAAAGAAGATGTCGCTTTGGTTTCGGAACGATGGTACGATACCCGTAAAGAACGAATCTGGCGCATATATCCCCAAGCGCCTGAAACACCGCCGCAATTACTCTTTGACCGCAGTTATGAAGATAAATACACAGATCCTGGTTCAGCCTTGATGACTGTGGGATCTTACAGGTATAGAGTTCTGCGCTTTGCACCACAAGGCAATATCATTTACCTTAGTGGGCAAGGAGCTTCACCCAATGGAGCGTATCCGTTTTTAGATTGGTTCGATTTGGAAACAGGACACAAGCAACGCTTATGGCAATGTCAAGATCCATATCTTGAGGAAATCGCTTGTGTGTTGGATGATGAAGCACAAACTGTGATTATTCGTCGCCAATCTCAAACTGAACCACCCAACTATTTTCTGTTAAACCGTCACGAGAACCAAAGTCCTATCGCCCTAACTCATTATCAAGATCCTGCTCCTCAGTTGGCTGGAGTTTATGGCGAATTGGTAAAATATCAGCGGGCTGATGGTGTGCAACTCTCAGCAAAACTGTATCTGCCTCCTGGTTATGATGCTAAGCGTGATGGTCCTCTGCCGATGTTATTTTGGGTTTATCCAGAAGAATTTAAAGATAAGGAATTCGCAGGACAGATTACGAAATCTGAAAACACTTTCAGCCGTCCCAGCCGTGCTTCTGTTTTATTTCTTCTCACTCAACGTTATGCAGTTCTTTCTGGTCCGACTTTACCGATTATTGGCGAAGGTGATCTAGAGCCAAATGATACTTATGTAGAGCAGTTGATTGCGGGAGCACAAGCAGCAGTAGACTATGTGGTAGAGCGTGGTATTGCCGACCCCAAACGTATTGGTATTAGTGGACATTCTTATGGTGCGTTTACAACAGTAAATTTACTAATACATACTGATTTATTCCGCATAGGTATTGCTAGGAGTGGGGCTTATAACCGAACTCTCACTCCTTTTGGTTTTCAAGGAGAGCAACGCAATTTCTGGGAGGCACAACAGACTTACATTCATATGTCTCCTTTTACTCATGCAGCTAAAATCAAAGCACCACTTTTACTGATTCATGGGGAAAAAGATACCAATCCTGGCACTTATCCACTACAAACGGAACGACTGTATGAAGCGCTTAAGGGGCTGGGAGCAACTGTTCGCTTGGTAGTATTACCTTTAGAAGACCACGGCTATCGCTCTCGTGAAGGAGTTGCTCATGCACTTTGGGAGATGGTGAACTGGTGCGATAAGTATCTCAGTTGACATCTTCCCAGCTTGATTAGGAGTACCGGTGCGATTATTTGTAGCATGAATAACGGCAAAAAACCGTATATAATGCTACTTCCTTTACTCGTTGAGCAATTTCTGGATCTTTGTCTGCTGCTGCTAGGATGGCGATCGCCCTTTGGGCGGCTCTCTCTGGGAGCATCGCCGTAGCCACAGCTGTCAAAGTGACTGGTTCCATAAATCATTTTATAGTAGATTCTTTTGTATTATTTATACCGTAGCATCTAGCCGTTTTTCGGAATAACATCTTGCACCGAGAGTGATGAGTACGCCTTGAACTTAAGTACTCTACGGGAAGCCCTAGCAAGGACGCGCTTACTCACCCTTCGGGTATCTCCTCCGGAGACGCTCTTGCAACGGCAGTTGCGCTACTGTCGGGAAACCCGCCCAACGCACTCCACTGCACCCAGCGCTTTGAGGGTTCCTTTTTGCGCATCTGTTAAACCTGTCACGCCCGCGATGTTCATGCTTTCGTAGGGTCTTGCTGCTCTGAGGGTTTTTAGACACTCACCTGTGTTAAAATCCCACAACTTGATTGTCTCATCATAGCTACCACTGGCAATGGTCGTACCTTGAGGGTTTACCCTGAGCGGAGTCGAAGGGCTGACCGCAACAGACAGCACTCCTCTAGTATGTCCCTGTAAAGTTTTCAAACACTCACCTGTACTAACATCCCATATCTTCACCGTCTGGTCAAAACCACAACTTACCAAGGTTTTTCCGTCAGAACCAAAAGCAACTGACCTTACTGCAAAGGAGTGTCCTTGTAAAGTGTTGATGCATTCTTCTGTTCTGAGTGACCAAAGCTTTATTGTCTTGTCATGACTAGCACTGGCGATAATTTCACCATTAGGACTAAAAACAACTGAATACACCAAAGCAGTGTCTCCCTGCAAAATTTTGATGCATTCACCTGTCCTGAGATCCCATAACCTCATCGTAAAATCATAACTTCCAGTAACAATGATTTCACCATTAGGACTAAAGGCAACTGACGATACTGCTTGAGCGTGCCCTTGGAGCGTTTGTACACAGTTTCCGTCAGTAATATTCCATAGCTTTACCATTCGATCAGAACCGACACTGGCAAGGATTTTGCCATTGGGACTGAAGCAAATAGACCGAACTCTAGCAGTATGTCCGATAAGAGTTTTAAGGCATTCACCTGTGTTAACATCCCATAGTTTAATTGTTCTGTCCTGACTGCCCGTAGCAAGAATTTTCCCATCAGGACTGAAAGTGACCGACCATACCCAATTACTATGTCCTTGGAAAGTTCTTAGGCAAGAACCTGTACTGAGATGCCATAAACTAGCGAAAAAATGATTTCCACTGGCAAGAATTTGGCTATCAGGACTGAATGCAACAGATGTTACCCAACTAGTATATCCCTGAAAAATTTTCAGGGATTCACCTCTGCTAACATCCCATAATCTTACCGTTTGATCATGACTAACGCTGACAAGGATTTTGTTATCTGGACTGAAGACAACTGATTCAACTGGATGGCTATGCCCTTGCAAAGTTGTCAGACATTCACTTGCATCAACATCCCATAACCTAATGGTTTTATCATAACCAGCACTTGCAAGAAGTTGACCATTAGGACTGAAGGTAACTGACTGTATTTGATTATTATGTTCCTGCAAAACTTTCAGACATTTACCTGTCCTAACATCCCATATGCGTATGGTTCCATCATAACTACCACTGGCAAGCGTCACACCAGAAGGACAAAAAGCAACTGACCGTACCCGATTAGTATGTCCCTGCAAAATTTTCAAGCATTCACCCGTCCTGACATTCCATAAGCGTACAGTTTGGTCAGTACTACCACTAGCAAGGGTTTGTCCATCTGGACTGAAGATGACTGACCTTACTACATTGCTATGTTCCTGCAAGGTTTTCAAGCATTCACCTGTTCTAACATCCCACAGACGAATAGTTTGATCCGCACTACCACTAGCAAGGGTTTGTCCATCTGGACTGAAGACGACTGACGTTACTACACTGCTATGTTCCTGCAAGATTTTCAAGCATTCACCTGTCCTGACGTCCCACAGACGAATAGTTCGGTCTTTGCTACCACTAACAAAAGTGACTCCATCACAACTGAAAGCAATTGACACTATC
This portion of the Brasilonema sennae CENA114 genome encodes:
- a CDS encoding GlsB/YeaQ/YmgE family stress response membrane protein — encoded protein: MNIIAWVVLGLLAGAIAKAIYPGYQGGGILATIVLGIVGAFIGGTLGVLLTTGKLALATPTFSIPGLGLAVIGALIAIFIWYSFARRTV
- a CDS encoding alpha/beta hydrolase family protein, which translates into the protein MYSKSGVGNLEYELANIPLKMDNLSINHPIIEQLWQSPPEPINQILDAPSPPAILLSPNREWMVELERPLLVPISLLAETEVPLAGLLINPKTNAPAHPNPFQTMRIRGFPFLEMSKTVALPDNAQIGYLKWSPDSRKLAFTLTQATGLELWFVDVADFIPKQLTQPVLNAAYGKPYRWLSDETLICKFILGERPKPPSEPAVPPGPLIQENLKGKSPTRTYTNLLQNPHDEALLEYYLTSTLEKVTLHGQRTLLVSSSLIHEAIPSPDSKFILLTTLHRPFSYQVPISYFPKKIEVIEDTGKWVYQVADVPLVVRRTTKFDEVRTGRRGISWRSDVKATLSWLEALDEGDPTRDVPKRDALFELDAPFTDTPKQLWESEYRFANLAWGKEDVALVSERWYDTRKERIWRIYPQAPETPPQLLFDRSYEDKYTDPGSALMTVGSYRYRVLRFAPQGNIIYLSGQGASPNGAYPFLDWFDLETGHKQRLWQCQDPYLEEIACVLDDEAQTVIIRRQSQTEPPNYFLLNRHENQSPIALTHYQDPAPQLAGVYGELVKYQRADGVQLSAKLYLPPGYDAKRDGPLPMLFWVYPEEFKDKEFAGQITKSENTFSRPSRASVLFLLTQRYAVLSGPTLPIIGEGDLEPNDTYVEQLIAGAQAAVDYVVERGIADPKRIGISGHSYGAFTTVNLLIHTDLFRIGIARSGAYNRTLTPFGFQGEQRNFWEAQQTYIHMSPFTHAAKIKAPLLLIHGEKDTNPGTYPLQTERLYEALKGLGATVRLVVLPLEDHGYRSREGVAHALWEMVNWCDKYLS
- a CDS encoding NYN domain-containing protein gives rise to the protein MNLAGFNKEKNQYKLVKEQSHWQEECHTETIDQDKDRKMSVTKIEQSIFGNLNRGRVAIFIDGANLFHAGLQLGLEIDYAKLLCCLTEKAKLLRAFFYTGVDRTNEKQQGFLLWMRRNGYRVVSKDLVQFPDGSKKANLDVEIAVDMINLAPYYDTAVLVSGDGDLAYAVNALSYQGVRVEVVSIRSMTSDSLIDVTDYFVDIETIKQYIQKDSHSCYNYRPLSNSSL
- a CDS encoding response regulator transcription factor → MDILIVEDEPEIAQLIQMSLEKEGFSCRISSDGLNALRMFQEQSPDLIILDLMIPGLDGLEVCARIRHKPGAKDPYILMLTAKGEEIDRVIGLSTGADDYMVKPFSPRELIARVRALLRRSLRHGSQNQVYRTKHFIVDIEQRTISRQMNSQEPEVLDLTTLEFNLLSTFISNPGRVWDRTQLIDKLWGDNFFGDERVVDTHIARLRKKIEPDPTNPTFVKTVVGVGYKFEDSSVIL
- a CDS encoding sensor histidine kinase, producing the protein MTKTGWRWAKSLPLASRLFISHLLVMIVGVASFVIISKVSSPRFFVLHLERLEKRGYDLFDVRTELVNSFEFAWRRSTVWSVLTGATAAGGLSYWVSRLIMQRLTQMEQITQKFATGEFDARLPLSDIPELNRFGASFNRMAISIEGIEARRRELIGDMTHELRTPLTVVRGYLEELADGTIEPTPEIYLRLAKETRRLERLVNDLQELSKAEAGYLPIKTQSVNLRPLLESLVEKFADQLLDDGPVLRLECPSKLPLVLADIDRTEQVLVNLLGNAVRHTTKGSITLRAWAEASELWIAVTDTGTGIAKEDLPYVFERFWRADKSRDRHSGGTGIGLTISRRLVELQGGEILVESQLGSGSTFRFFLPLA
- a CDS encoding eIF2A-related protein; this translates as MDLVTLITIFGGLIGIVAGTVQVLDYVEKKRREQPTPIELVQKETPNQQPLSTSSQLQVAPVNKLRQDWGEAVDVSVFYGRTEELAKLEQWITQDGCRLVALLGMGGIGKTSLSIKLAQQIQDKFEYVIWRSLRNAPPIQEILADFMKFLSNQQATDLPEEVGARISLLIEYLRASRCLLVLDNAESILQGGDKAGEYREGYEEYGELFRRVGGVSHQSCLIITSREKPQEIASSEGETLPVRSLQLTGLKTRDGEEIFLLKGLSGTEDEQERLIDFYQGNPLALKIISTTIKELFDGSILEFLAQESIVFGRIRDVLDQQFNRLSDLEREVMYWLAINREPVGLSELREDIASLESPPKLIEALESLVRRSLIEKVARSFTLQNVVMEYMTDRLIQQVSEEIRKGQFELFNSHALIKATAKDYVRESQICLILKPLADRLNREQTQKIISILLNKSEIYTGYAAGNIINLLVHLKIDLNGYDFCHQVIKQAYLQDVTLQGVNFADSEITKSVFTETFGSIEAVAFSPNGKLLAVGDTNGQIRVWQVANGKEIFNFQAHTSWIVSIAFSCDGVTFVSGSKDRTIRLWDVRTGECLKILQEHSSVVTSVVFSPDGQTLASGSADQTIRLWDVRTGECLKTLQEHSNVVRSVIFSPDGQTLASGSTDQTVRLWNVRTGECLKILQGHTNRVRSVAFCPSGVTLASGSYDGTIRIWDVRTGKCLKVLQEHNNQIQSVTFSPNGQLLASAGYDKTIRLWDVDASECLTTLQGHSHPVESVVFSPDNKILVSVSHDQTVRLWDVSRGESLKIFQGYTSWVTSVAFSPDSQILASGNHFFASLWHLSTGSCLRTFQGHSNWVWSVTFSPDGKILATGSQDRTIKLWDVNTGECLKTLIGHTARVRSICFSPNGKILASVGSDRMVKLWNITDGNCVQTLQGHAQAVSSVAFSPNGEIIVTGSYDFTMRLWDLRTGECIKILQGDTALVYSVVFSPNGEIIASASHDKTIKLWSLRTEECINTLQGHSFAVRSVAFGSDGKTLVSCGFDQTVKIWDVSTGECLKTLQGHTRGVLSVAVSPSTPLRVNPQGTTIASGSYDETIKLWDFNTGECLKTLRAARPYESMNIAGVTGLTDAQKGTLKALGAVECVGRVSRQ